The proteins below are encoded in one region of Macaca nemestrina isolate mMacNem1 chromosome 10, mMacNem.hap1, whole genome shotgun sequence:
- the MARCHF9 gene encoding E3 ubiquitin-protein ligase MARCHF9 codes for MLKSRLRMFLNELKLLVLTGGGRPRAEPQPRGGGGGGCGWAPFAGCSTRDGDGDEEEYYGSEPRARGLAGDKEPRAGPLPPPAPPLPPPGALDALSLSSSLDSGLRTPQCRICFQGPEQGELLSPCRCDGSVRCTHQPCLIRWISERGSWSCELCYFKYQVLAISTKNPLQWQAISLTVIEKVQIAAIVLGSLFLVASISWLIWSSLSPSAKWQRQDLLFQICYGMYGFMDVVCIGLIIHEGSSVYRIFKRWQAVNQQWKVLNYDKTKDIGGDAGGGTAGKPGPRTSRTGPTSGATSRPPAAQRMRTLLPQRCGYTILHLLGQLRPPDTRSSSHSGREVVMRVTTV; via the exons ATGCTCAAGTCTCGGCTCCGCATGTTTCTGAACGAGCTGAAGCTGCTGGTTCTGACAGGCGGGGGGCGGCCCCGGGCCGAGCCGCAGCCCCGGGGGGGCGGGGGAGGTGGCTGCGGCTGGGCGCCCTTCGCTGGCTGCTCCACCCGGGACGGCGACGGCGACGAGGAGGAGTACTACGGGTCGGAGCCGCGGGCTCGGGGCCTGGCCGGCGACAAGGAGCCGCGGGCCGGACCCCTGCCGCCGCCCGCGCCGCCGCTGCCGCCCCCGGGCGCACTGGACGCCCTGTCGCTCAGCAGCAGCCTGGACAGCGGACTCCGAACCCCTCAGTGCCGGATCTGCTTCCAGGGCCCGGAGCAG GGGGAGCTCTTGAGCCCCTGCCGCTGCGACGGCTCAGTGCGCTGCACGCACCAGCCCTGCCTCATCCGCTGGATCAGCGAGAGGGGCTCCTGGAGCTGTGAGCTCTGCTACTTCAAGTACCAGGTCCTGGCGATCAGCACCAAGAACCCACTGCAG TGGCAGGCCATCTCCCTGACGGTCATCGAGAAGGTCCAGATTGCTGCCATAGTCCTGGGCTCGCTCTTCCTGGTTGCCAGCATCTCCTGGCTCATCTGGTCCTCACTCAGCCCTTCAGCCAAGTGGCAACGACAGGATCTGCTCTTTCAGATCTGCTACGGCATGTATGGCTTCATGGATGTCGTCTGCATAG GCCTCATCATCCATGAAGGCTCCTCTGTCTACCGCATCTTCAAGCGCTGGCAGGCAGTGAACCAGCAGTGGAAGGTCCTAAATTATGACAAGACCAAGGACATAGGAGGAGATGCAGGGGGAGGGACGGCAGGGAAGCCGGGCCCCAGGACCTCACGGACGGGCCCCACCTCTGGGGCCACCAGCCGCCCCCCAGCTGCCCAGCGCATGCGGACGCTCTTGCCTCAGCGCTGCGGTTATACAATCTTGCACCTCCTTGGGCAGCTGCGGCCACCAGATACCCGTTCCAGCTCCCATTCTGGCCGAGAGGTTGTCATGAGGGTCACTACAGTCTGA
- the LOC105474083 gene encoding tetraspanin-31 isoform X2 yields MIILGLVFIFQFVISCSCLAINRSKQTDVINASWWVMSNKTRDELERSFDCCGLFNLTTLYQQDYDFCTAICKNQSPTCQMCGEKFLKHSDEALKILGGVGLFFSFTEILGVWLAMRFRNQKDPRANPSAFL; encoded by the exons ATGATCATCCTTGGTTTGGTCTTCATCTTCCAATTTGTAATCTCTTGCTCATGTCTGGCTATTAACCGAAGCAAACAG ACAGATGTCATCAATGCTTCTTGGTGGGTCATGAGCAACAAGACTCGGGAtgaactggaaagaagttttgatTGTTGTGGCTTATTCAACCTCACAACCCTGTACCAACAAGATTATGATTTCTGCACTGCA ATCTGCAAGAACCAGAGCCCCACATGCCAGATGTGTGGAGAAAAGTTTCTTAAGCATTCAGATGAAGCCCTGAAAATCCTAGGGGGTGTTGGACTCTTCTTTAGCTTTACAGAG ATCCTTGGTGTTTGGCTAGCAATGAGATTTCGGAATCAGAAGGATCCTAGAGCCAACCCCAGTGCCTTTCTATGA
- the LOC105474081 gene encoding cyclin-dependent kinase 4: MATSRYEPVAEIGVGAYGTVYKARDPHSGHFVALKSVRVPNGGGAGGGLPISTVREVALLRRLEAFEHPNVVRLMDVCATSRTDREIKVTLVFEHVDQDLRTYLDKAPPPGLPAETIKDLMRQFLRGLDFLHANCIVHRDLKPENILVTSGGTVKLADFGLARIYSYQMALTPVVVTLWYRAPEVLLQSTYATPVDMWSVGCIFAEMFRRKPLFCGNSEADQLGKIFDLIGLPPEDDWPRDVSLPRGAFPPRGPRPVQSVVPEMEESGAQLLLEMLTFNPHKRISAFRALQHSYLHKDEGNPE; the protein is encoded by the exons ATGGCTACCTCTCGATATGAGCCAGTGGCTGAAATTGGTGTCGGTGCCTATGGGACAGTGTACAAGGCCCGTGATCCCCACAGTGGCCACTTTGTGGCCCTCAAGAGTGTGAGAGTCCCCAatggaggaggagctggaggaggccTTCCCATCAGCACAGTTCGGGAGGTGGCCTTACTGAGGCGACTGGAGGCTTTTGAACATCCCAATGTAGTCCG GCTGATGGACGTCTGTGCCACATCCCGAACTGACCGGGAGATCAAGGTAACCCTGGTGTTTGAGCATGTAGACCAAGACCTAAGGACGTATCTGGACAAAGCACCCCCACCAGGCTTGCCAGCCGAGACCATCAAG GATTTGATGCGCCAGTTTCTAAGAGGCCTAGATTTCCTTCATGCAAATTGCATCGTTCACCGAGATCTGAAGCCAGAGAACATTCTGGTGACAAGTGGTGGAACAGTCAAGCTGGCTGACTTTGGCCTGGCCAGAATCTACAGCTACCAGATGGCGCTTACACCCGTG GTTGTTACACTCTGGTACCGAGCTCCCGAAGTTCTTCTGCAGTCCACATATGCAACACCTGTGGACATGTGGAGTGTTGGCTGTATCTTTGCAGAGATGTTTCGTCGAAA GCCTCTCTTCTGTGGAAACTCTGAAGCTGACCAGTTGGGCAAAATCTTTGA CCTGATTGGGCTGCCTCCAGAGGATGACTGGCCTCGAGATGTATCCCTGCCCCGTGGAGCCTTTCCCCCCAGAGGGCCCCGCCCAGTGCAGTCGGTGGTACCTGAGATGGAGGAGTCGGGAGCACAGCTGCTGCTG GAAATGCTGACTTTTAACCCACACAAGCGAATCTCTGCCTTTCGAGCTCTGCAGCACTCTTATCTACATAAGGATGAAGGTAATCCGGAGTGA
- the LOC105474083 gene encoding tetraspanin-31 isoform X1, which translates to MVCGGFACSKNALCALNVVYMLVSLLLIGVAAWGKGLGLVSSIHIIGGVIAVGVFLLLIAVAGLVGAVNHHQVLLFFYMIILGLVFIFQFVISCSCLAINRSKQTDVINASWWVMSNKTRDELERSFDCCGLFNLTTLYQQDYDFCTAICKNQSPTCQMCGEKFLKHSDEALKILGGVGLFFSFTEILGVWLAMRFRNQKDPRANPSAFL; encoded by the exons ATGGTTTGCGGCGGCTTTGCCTGCTCCAAGAATGCGCTTTGCGCTCTCAACGTGGTCTACATG CTGGTGAGCTTGTTGCTCATTGGAGTGGCTGCTTGGGGCAAGGGCCTGGGTCTGGTGTCCAGCATCCACATCATCGGCGGAGTCATTGCTGTGGGAGTCTTCCTTCTCCTTATCGCAGTGGCTGGACTGGTGGGTGCTGTCAACCACCACCAAGTCCTGCTGTTCTTT TACATGATCATCCTTGGTTTGGTCTTCATCTTCCAATTTGTAATCTCTTGCTCATGTCTGGCTATTAACCGAAGCAAACAG ACAGATGTCATCAATGCTTCTTGGTGGGTCATGAGCAACAAGACTCGGGAtgaactggaaagaagttttgatTGTTGTGGCTTATTCAACCTCACAACCCTGTACCAACAAGATTATGATTTCTGCACTGCA ATCTGCAAGAACCAGAGCCCCACATGCCAGATGTGTGGAGAAAAGTTTCTTAAGCATTCAGATGAAGCCCTGAAAATCCTAGGGGGTGTTGGACTCTTCTTTAGCTTTACAGAG ATCCTTGGTGTTTGGCTAGCAATGAGATTTCGGAATCAGAAGGATCCTAGAGCCAACCCCAGTGCCTTTCTATGA